TGGTAAAGGAAAAGACTCTGATTCTGATATACCTGGTACTGATTATGTTGGTGATAGTACTACTGAAACTACTGACTCTTCTACTCTTACTTCTCTTGTTCAACTCTAAAAGGTCCATTCTAAAGACTATTCTCCTAAAAACCATTCTTTCATGGCTATACTCCGTCCTATCATAAAATCCGCATATACCACTCTAATtaacatttttattattcACATTCCTTCAAATACATCTTTACAGAGAGGAATCTGATGCGCCTTCGGAAACGAAATATAGGGACCGTGCTTTGGAGCGTAGTCAATTGAAAGATGAATATCTCAAAGTGGAGGAGGAGTATCAGCTTCtcaaaaaacaaactgaGGAAGAATCCCGTTATATGGTATGTCTAGCAAATGTTCTACATCTATTCTCAGGGAGGAGATGAAGAACACACTCACATGGTAAAGGGTCTTGATTATACCCTTTTGAATAAAGTAAAGAGCAATCTGGAAAAAACTGATGTCCACGCATCAAAGGAAACTCAGGATGAGGATCCGGGTATGGGTCATACAGACCTtggattctacatttacaaaaaCTTTTTTTATCACACGAATCTCCACAACCGGCATTTCAAAGAAAAAATAGATAATACCGTGgaacttttaaaaagaggccataaatttaaaaagaaTCGCAATCATGGGTACTTTTATGTCTACAATTTAAAATTGGAACCCGAAGAAAACGACGTGCCTACAATGACAATTTCTAGTGAGTCTGATACCAATGTTCCGAAAGTTTTGAATACTTACCGAGACAATAGAGTGAAAACAGAACTAATGGAGGCCTTTACCTGGCATGCCGAAAATCGCAAAAAGAAACGTGAGGATAGATTACCATTTAGACCAGCAAAGGATGAACCTATGGCCAACGTTGATGATGGCGATgacatttttgaaaatgctGGAGAATACAAGAGTGATGAGTATAACCTGGATGCTATAGAAAAATTGAAGGAAAATGaaagatattttgaaaCACAAGGTAAGCTCATagttttaaaggaaaaggGAAATCAAATATGGTGTCTATATAAGTGGAATTTTGTTTATTCGTTTCCAATTTTCCATTGTTGTAAACTTGCTTCTATCTGTGCTTATCCTCTGCTAACACCGGTTGAGGCACTGAATGGAAAGATATTACTGAGAAAGAATTTAATGGTAAATTTATGACAATGGTCAGTGGATCCGGAAAAGATATTTCTCTAAATATTACAAGTCCGAATAGACTACTGCATAAGTCCTTCTACTATTCCTTTGCTGGCAATGCTGTTCAACTCGTTGTTCCAAAGCACGACATAACGGTTGCCAAGTTGGTGAATGGAAGTGAGACTGTACTCTTTCCACTGGAGAGATTCCAATATGCCAACTCTTACCTCGGAAAATATGGTACACCTGAAATGGTATTGGTTACTCCCAAAACGTCAATTCCAGCAAAGACATTACATAGAGCTCAAGAGTGGAAATTGTTGGAATGTACTTGGAACTatgaagaaaagattgaGAGCTTAGTAGATCCTGCTAAATgtatttccaaatttgaGAATTTGTCAATAACACACGGAAACTTCTAAACATAATGCAGTACATTCTGCCAGTAGGCAGTACTAGAGAAACACTCTCTTGTTTTATGCATGTTTGTAAGGACTTCCACGTAATACCCTTCCGCACCGTACAAAGTACTACGGATGTGGACCACGAATTTAACCAACTATAGCACCCTCTGATTTCCCGTAAACCTAAATCTTCAAACCCTAACAACTCTCATACGCATATATAGAAGTTGTCGATGAAACTGTTGACTACAGTCTTCCTATAAATCTGCTCCTAAAGAGAAAGGCAACgaataaaaagaaagacGGTTACGACGAATGTTATCCTGACTTCGATGACATGGATAGTGATGATGATGTTGCCActaaaaagaagaaaaagggGAACAAAGAGTGGAAGGAGGTTCAAAAGGTTATGGAAGGAAAGACGATGTCGATTGGAGAACTCGAAGGGATTAGTCAACAAAAGAGGGGATACGCCAAGGTCATCCCGCAGTAAATCACGCAAAGTTCCCTTCTTTTGTCATAAAAACTGCGCAGAGTAATTTCAAGTCAGCTCATGCTAATCTGAGGAAATATAAATTGTATATCCTTGTACATGCATTCTGGATAAAATTTTAGAGGATTCTCCTCACAGCCATATTGACGGATTTTGCTGCATTGGCAATTGATGTGTTTAGACGCTACGTTCTAAAATAACCCACACAACAGAGACAGAATCTCGTCGTGTTGTTGATGTAAAATGACATGGAGAACCTGTCGTGAATTGTTCTCCTGTAAAACTATAAATCTTAGTCTATACGATCTTTGGTCTATTTATACATCTGACTACTAAACTAAACGCATGCTTTCTCATATTTTCCAAGTGGGAAAACTTTCTTGATATTTATATGACTCCTCACCCCAGAGAGGATTTCTGAATAGATAAACGTATGATTAGTTACATTTTCAGGCCAGTTTACACAGACATAGTTCCTATCTTGGGGTCAAAGTTATTCTTGTTTATAGATTTCCACTTATCATTCTTTCTCTCGTAGTACTTTGGTTTAGGCTTACTAGAAGAGTCCCGAAGAAGTATGTGCAGGAGAAATGGATCACCATCATTGAAGTAAACTGCAGCAAAGGCAACCCTTTTCTTACTGCCTACCTTTTTAAGTACCTCTTCTTGACCATACTTCACAGAGGTTGTGACACGGTTAGcctttggaacaaagaGCATCATTGGAAATGCAGAACTTGTCATGCTTACCACTTGTaaattatcatcatctttcTGTGAACTCAGGTCCAACTCAAAGTTTACAGGGTTTTCAGATGTTCTAAGACCAGCAAAATCTTTCTTAGTATCTCTACATTCCTCCCATCCATTCCCTCCTTTTACGTAATATCGTTCTTCCATACCGCCCCCATTTATCTTGAGTACATGCAAAA
The sequence above is drawn from the Theileria equi strain WA chromosome 4 map unlocalized gcontig_1105471998858, whole genome shotgun sequence genome and encodes:
- a CDS encoding conserved hypothetical protein (encoded by transcript BEWA_016890A); translation: MAPKGSDFAVFKRVGIPSAVLKNRNKDKRLDKRSATGYRRIEQTEESDAPSETKYRDRALERSQLKDEYLKVEEEYQLLKKQTEEESRYMGGDEEHTHMVKGLDYTLLNKVKSNLEKTDVHASKETQDEDPGMGHTDLGFYIYKNFFYHTNLHNRHFKEKIDNTVELLKRGHKFKKNRNHGYFYVYNLKLEPEENDVPTMTISSESDTNVPKVLNTYRDNRVKTELMEAFTWHAENRKKKREDRLPFRPAKDEPMANVDDGDDIFENAGEYKSDEYNLDAIEKLKENERYFETQEVVDETVDYSLPINLLLKRKATNKKKDGYDECYPDFDDMDSDDDVATKKKKKGNKEWKEVQKVMEGKTMSIGELEGISQQKRGYAKVIPQ